One stretch of Schistocerca nitens isolate TAMUIC-IGC-003100 chromosome 11, iqSchNite1.1, whole genome shotgun sequence DNA includes these proteins:
- the LOC126212870 gene encoding uncharacterized protein LOC126212870, with protein MPRSSKVFKKVRKCQASRCSKDNLKTSPIITNGNDTSTKKASASRRKIDSCQSLDDCGSDTQATSGFRLIDLKILSDIISSACVCADCGAKSLRLYDEENRIGIVCMLHLTCESCHSDTAFRTSASSNRIYEANMRLIYGMRCLGIGREGTRLFCGIMNMPQPSARYTTGNKTLLSALQEEVEENLKSSAKEAVKMNSELKTEADNTPDTDLCVSCDGTWMKRGHTSLYGVSSVISVDTGKILDVQVMSKYCYSCVLGKRAGEVEENKWQVEHKKVCCRNYSGSSGGMEPAAMKLMFHRSVEKYGVRYTKYLGDGDSSSFKTVLESEPYGPHCAIEKLECVGHVQKRMGGRLLKLKRELKGRKLEDGKLLGGPNRLTDKEIHSLQVYYGKAIRDNSGNLNNMQKAVWSIYFHKLSTDDKPVHNLCDISWCKFKQAERDGMNYSHKHSLPVAVLSAIKPTFRCLAEPDLLRKCVHGKTQNPNESYNSLIWKRCPKTTFVSTIIVEIAAYDACLVFNNGNLGRIKTLQRLGFHPGAFTYSILKDIDDKRVAAADITANKIEQQVNQRRQAKKRLLADEEEYAYGLH; from the coding sequence ATGCCGCGTTCTAGTAAGGTGTTTAAAAAGGTTAGAAAGTGTCAAGCTTCTCGATGTAGTAAAGACAACTTGAAAACCAGCCCCATAATAACAAATGGAAACGATACTTCAACCAAGAAAGCGAGTGCTTCGAGAAGGAAAATTGACAGCTGTCAATCACTTGATGATTGTGGCTCAGACACTCAAGCTACTAGTGGTTTTAggcttattgatttgaaaatactaTCTGATATTATATCATCTGCTTGTGTATGTGCTGACTGTGGTGCAAAAAGTTTGAGATTATATGACGAAGAAAACAGAATTGGAATAGTGTGTATGTTGCATCTTACTTGTGAAAGCTGTCATTCAGACACTGCTTTTAGAACTTCGGCATCAAGTAACCGGATATATGAAGCAAATATGCGTTTAATATATGGCATGAGATGTTTGGGCATAGGCAGGGAAGGTACCAGACTGTTTTGTGGGATCATGAACATGCCACAACCAAGTGCTAGGTACACCACTGGAAATAAAACACTGCTAAGTGCTCTTCAAGAGGAAGTGGAAGAAAACTTGAAGTCCTCTGCAAAGGAAGCTGTGAAGATGAATAGTGAACTAAAGACAGAAGCAGATAACACGCCAGACACCGATTTGTGTGTGTCATGTGATGGAACGTGGATGAAGCGTGGACATACATCACTGTATGGAGTATCATCTGTCATTAGTGTTGATACTGGAAAAATTCTTGACGTTCAGGTAATGAGCAAATATTGCTATAGCTGTGTACTCGGAAAGAGAGCTggtgaagtggaagaaaataagtggCAGGTTGAACACAAGAAAGTGTGCTGTAGAAATTATTCTGGTTCTAGTGGTGGAATGGAACCTGCAGCTATGAAACTTATGTTCCATCGAAGTGTGGAAAAGTACGGTGTTAGATACacaaaataccttggtgatggtgactcCAGCTCCTTCAAAACTGTTTTGGAAAGTGAACCTTATGGTCCCCATTGTgctatagaaaagttggaatgtgttggacaTGTGCAAAAACGAATGGGaggcagacttttaaaattgaaacGTGAATTGAAGGGCAGgaaacttgaggatggaaaactttTAGGTGGTCCCAACAGACTCACAGACAAAGAAATTCATTCTTTACAAGTGTACTATGGCAAGGCAATAAGGGACAACAGTGGAAATTTGAATAACATGCAGAAGGCTGTGTGGTCTATTTATTTTCATAAACTATCCACAGATGACAAACCTGTACataatttgtgtgacatatcgtgGTGCAAATTCAAGCAGGCTGAGCGTGATGGCATGAACTATTCACACAAGCACAGTTTACCTGTGGCTGTTTTAAGTGCTATAAAACCAACATTTAGGTGTTTAGCAGAGCCAGACCTCCTACGAAAGTGTgtgcatggaaagacacaaaacccTAATGAAAGTTACAACTCACTGATTTGGAAACGTTGCCCAAAAACAACATTTGTTTCAACAATTATTGTTGAAATTGCTGCATatgatgcttgtttagtttttaacaaTGGTAATCTTGGAAGAATAAAAACTCTACAGAGGCTAGGATTTCATCCAGGAGCTTTCACCTATTCAATATTGAAGGACATCGATGACAAAAGAGTTGCTGCGGCTGATATTACAGCCAATAAAATTGAACAGCAGGTTAACCAAAGAAGACAAGCAAAGAAGAGACTGCTTGCAGATGAAGAGGAGTATGCATATGGCTTGCACTAG